The Mycolicibacterium monacense genome contains the following window.
CGACTCAGCGCAACCACGTCGCCGAGTACCCGTCGGCACACCAACTCCACGAGTACCTCATGATGGGTGTCCCACGGGAGCAGGCCGAGCACGCCACCGCTGTGGACGCAATCTGGCTGACCGCGCAGTCCGAATCGGCCAAGCTCGTCGCAGCCGGGCTGGGCGCGGCCTACGGCCAGACCACCATCAGCACGAGAGAATTCGCGCTCACGCCTGTCGAAATCACCTTGGAGTCAAGCGGTCTCACCGTGCCCGCGGGCACAGTCGCCGGGGTTCGGTGGACGTTCACCACGACTACCGCCGAGGGGTATCCGTTCCTCGACGTCGTCAACGAACAGACCGTCGCCCTCGGGCTCGGTGCCGGATGGCGCCAGCAGATCGACGAACCGAACTGGACTGTCGAGGTCGACGGGCACCCCTCGATCCGCTGTCAACTGGAATTGACCGCAGGCACCGATCAACCCGTCGACTCGTCGCCGGCGCTCAACGCCGCCCGCGCGGTGAACTTCATACCTCAACTCGTCGCAGCGGCGCCGGGCTTCGTCTCCGTGCTCGACATGCCCGCGCCCCGCGGCTACCTGGCCGGCTGACCCACTTACCGCGGGTGTTCGCGCCGCAACTGGTCGGCGAGGTTGCTCAGCGCCTCGATCGCCACGCCGACTGCGTCCTGGACCTCCATCGTCCGGGAGACGCGCTCACCGCTCCCGCCATCTGATGCAGCCAAGCCGGGGATGACAAAGTGACGGAAGCGACGTCGTACCTCGTCTTCTGAGCGATCTATTTCCTCTGCGGCGAGGTAGGTCTGCTCGACGAGGAAGTCCACCATCTCGCCGATCTCGATGTCGGTTCGCACCTGCCCGCTGGTCTGCCCCTCCCGCAGCACCGGTCCGACCGCCTCCACCGCGACCTGATGAACGCGCGGATCGCGCATCGACGCGGAGTGCTGGGCGATGAGTGCCGATATCGACGGGTCGGACGGCAGCTCACGGGTGGTGTACACCAGAGCCGCTTCCAACTTGGCGAAGACCCCGGTTTTGGCGGCCATCACCGCCGCCACCGCCGCGACGTGTCTGCGGGCCCGCAGCAGCGCGACCTGCACCAACATCTCCGAGACGCTGCCCAGTTGGCGAAACGCGGTGGCACGGGATACGCCCGCGGTCTTGGCGACCACCTCCATCTGCACCGCGTTGATTCCGCGGGCCGCGATCTCCGCGTCGGCTGCGCGAATCAATCGGTCCCTGACGCTGCCGTCGTCACGGGAATTGATGTCGCCGGCGGTCACGGCGCTG
Protein-coding sequences here:
- a CDS encoding dihydrodipicolinate reductase, translating into MKVVVCYTGGVGSQVIRLLGEHPDHELVGVLVHDRAKEGRDVGELTNTAQIGVAATCDVDQILALRPDCALWHGAAWDRETVARFLRSGVNVYTGMAGFSVPLAEDEELRAACQAGGASLASGGNIPGLISDVLPLFLSGYTGNIRRIRATQRNHVAEYPSAHQLHEYLMMGVPREQAEHATAVDAIWLTAQSESAKLVAAGLGAAYGQTTISTREFALTPVEITLESSGLTVPAGTVAGVRWTFTTTTAEGYPFLDVVNEQTVALGLGAGWRQQIDEPNWTVEVDGHPSIRCQLELTAGTDQPVDSSPALNAARAVNFIPQLVAAAPGFVSVLDMPAPRGYLAG
- a CDS encoding TetR/AcrR family transcriptional regulator, giving the protein MTAGDINSRDDGSVRDRLIRAADAEIAARGINAVQMEVVAKTAGVSRATAFRQLGSVSEMLVQVALLRARRHVAAVAAVMAAKTGVFAKLEAALVYTTRELPSDPSISALIAQHSASMRDPRVHQVAVEAVGPVLREGQTSGQVRTDIEIGEMVDFLVEQTYLAAEEIDRSEDEVRRRFRHFVIPGLAASDGGSGERVSRTMEVQDAVGVAIEALSNLADQLRREHPR